Within Kineothrix sp. MB12-C1, the genomic segment TTTTCATGATGAGGGAATACCAAATCTTCTCCGCCCGCATGAATATCGATTTCATCGCCCAAATACTTCTTACTCATCACAGAACACTCTATGTGCCAGCCGGGGCGGCCGTTGCACCATGGAGATTCCCAGTAAGGCTCATCATTCTTTTTCGGCTTCCAGAGAACGAAATCCAGCGAATCTTCCTTTTGATTTTCCCCTGATACGAGAAGCGAACGATTCCCTCCTTGCAGATCATCCAGATTCTTGTGGGAGAGCTTCCCATACTCCTTGAACTTACGCGTTCTATAGTATACCGTTCCATCTTCCGCCTGATAGGCGAAGCCCTTGTCGATCAGATCCTTTATCATATCGAGCATACCGTCAATTTCATTGGTTGCAAGAGGATGGGTTGTGGCCGGTCTTACGTTCATCGCTTCCATATCCTTCTTACATTCCTCAATATAGCGTTCGGAAATAACGGCCGCATCCACGCCTTCTTCGATCGCTTTTTTAATAATCTTATCGTCTACATCTGTGAAGTTGGATACATAGTTCACTTCATATCCCTTATGTTCCATATAGCGTCTTACCGTATCGAATACAATCATCGGTCTCGCATTTCCGATGTGAATCAGGTTGTATACTGTCGGGCCGCAGACATACATCTTTACCTTTCCCGGTTCTAACGGTATGAATTCTTCCTTTTTCTTAGATAACGTATTATAAACTTTCATCTTTTTCAACCCTTTCCATTTTCTTTCGAAGCTTTTCTATCTACTGCTCTTCTGTCGTATGATTTCGGCGCGTCAGTTCTCTCATCTTCGCCTCTAAGTCCAAGATGCGGTTGGTAAGCTCGCTATTCGCATGCTGTAAATTGGCAATATCCTCTTTCACCGGATCCGGAAGGTTCACTTGATCCATTTCTTCCTGCGGAAAGACCTGATTATTCCGCTTTACCACACGACCCGGAACGCCTACTACCGTGGAATTGTCCGGAACCTCTTCCAAAACGACGCTTCCCGCACCTATCTTTGAATTATCTCCGATTTTAAAGGAGCCTAATACTTTTGCTCCGGCACTGATCATGACATTATTTCCTACCGTCGGATGCCGTTTCCCACATTCCTTACCGGTACCTCCCAAGGTAACCCCCTGATACAATGTCACATTATCTCCAATAATTGTTGTCTCACCGATAATCACACCGTGGCCATGATCGATAAAGAACCCTTCTCCGATCTGTGCTCCCGGATGTATTTCTATTCCCGTTTTTCTTACTCCTCTTTGAGATACCCATCTTGCAAGAAAATAGTGCTTCTTCAAGTACAACTTGTGAGCCAGTCTATAATGAAGCATTACTTTAAAACTGGGATAGAGAAAAACCTCCATCGCACTGTGAATGGCTGGGTCGCGCTGTTTGATTATGGCAATCTCTTCCCTCACTCTTCTTAGAAATCCCATACTATTCCTCCATATAAAAAAACTCCGTCCTCCTAAAATAATAAGAGACGAAGTTATCCGCGGTTCCACTCTAATTAAAGACGATTTCAAATCATCTTTCCCTTGTGTAGCGTAACGTGCTTTCCCGTACCCGGATACTCAATCTTCTATTTCTCCGGATCAGCTCACAAATGCACTTGGGTTATCCTCGTATCGGGACTGCTTTCAGCCGGTGACCTTCCCTCTCTGGCATCGTCAGATAACTTACTCTTTTTGTTCGTAGCCTTTATCCTATTTAGACGAAGCTTACTTCTTAGCTTAGCATATGCAATAACCCCTTGTTTGTCAATACATTTTTGCATATTGTGCATATTTTTGCGCATCTGCCGCATGACAATCTACGGTTAACCGAACACCATCCTCTAAGTATTCCTGTTCCTTTACTTGCGCCTTCTCCATAAGATAAGATACTATCTGTCCTTTATCATAAGGAATTAAAAACTGAGCCGATACATAATCGTCATATACCGCCTTTACGATCATATCTGTTAATTCTGTAAGTCCCTGACCGCCTTTCGCAGACATATAAATCTTATCCTCTCCTACTATTTTAGGCAGGTTCTCCATCTCACATAGATCCGCCTTATTATAAACATAAATGACTGGAATATTGGCAGCACCGATTTCCTGTAAAGTCCCCTGAGTCACTTCAATCTGCTTCTTATAATCTTCATCCGAATAATCGATAATATATAAGAGCAAATCCGCATTTTTCACTTCTTCCAGCGTGGATCGGAACGCCTTAACAAGCCCATGAGGCAACTTATGAATAAATCCTACCGTATCCGCAAGAAGAAATTCTTTATTATTTCCTACCTCTATATTCCTAACGGTGGTATCCAGAGTGGCAAAAAGCATATCTTTTTCAAATACCTTCTTCTCTTCATCTTGTAAATATCGTTCCACCATCGCATTCATTAACGTAGACTTCCCTGCATTGGTATATCCAACCAAAGATACCTTGGGAATTCTCGATGACATACGCCGTTTGCTCTGAGTTTCCCGCTCCTTCGATACTTCCTCAAGTTCTCTGCGAAGTTCCACCAGACGTTTCTCAATCTTACGCCTATCCAGTTCCAGCTTCTTCTCTCCGGAACCTTTACTACTCATACTTCCGCTGGCACCACCCTGCCTGGTCAGCGCTTCATGCATCCCAACTAAACGGGATAGCAGATATTGTAACCGTGCTGTCTCCACCTGCAGCTTGGCCTCTCTTGTTTTCGCCCTTCGGGAGAAAATATCCAAAATCAGAGTCGTTCGATCAAGTACCGGCATCTCCAGATCCCTCTGAAGATTACGCAATTGGGAGGGTGTCAGGGAATTATCGAAGATAACGATATCCACATTTAAAGCTTTGGCATACTCTTTTACCTCTTGTACTTTTCCCGTACCTATATAATGCGCTTTATTTACTGATTCCATCTTCTGAGTCACGACTCCAGCCACCGACATATAACATGCTTCGGCAAGTTCTCCTAACTCCTTCATGGAACGTTCGAAGTTATCATCTTCCCCTGTATCAAGCCCTACAAGTAATGCTTTCTCCAGCTCCTGTTCCATAACCTCTTTTCTTTCTTCCGTCATCAGGTTCTTCCTTTCTTACAACTATCCGTTTCACAATTATCTACCACCGAATAAATGGTGTATTTACTCTATACCTTAGCCGCAAGCGGCCAGGTATGTTTCATGCACACTCGCTTTGCTCGGCGCAGTATAATATTGTTAAAATATTATACAATCTCATTAATAAAAATATGGGAAAACACTTTTATCCGCTCTATTTCTGTAAGCACTTTCTCTTTTTCCTTCTCTTCGGAAAAGGAAAAACATTCTTCCGCCTCCCGATAACC encodes:
- the hflX gene encoding GTPase HflX; this encodes MTEERKEVMEQELEKALLVGLDTGEDDNFERSMKELGELAEACYMSVAGVVTQKMESVNKAHYIGTGKVQEVKEYAKALNVDIVIFDNSLTPSQLRNLQRDLEMPVLDRTTLILDIFSRRAKTREAKLQVETARLQYLLSRLVGMHEALTRQGGASGSMSSKGSGEKKLELDRRKIEKRLVELRRELEEVSKERETQSKRRMSSRIPKVSLVGYTNAGKSTLMNAMVERYLQDEEKKVFEKDMLFATLDTTVRNIEVGNNKEFLLADTVGFIHKLPHGLVKAFRSTLEEVKNADLLLYIIDYSDEDYKKQIEVTQGTLQEIGAANIPVIYVYNKADLCEMENLPKIVGEDKIYMSAKGGQGLTELTDMIVKAVYDDYVSAQFLIPYDKGQIVSYLMEKAQVKEQEYLEDGVRLTVDCHAADAQKYAQYAKMY
- the cysS gene encoding cysteine--tRNA ligase translates to MKVYNTLSKKKEEFIPLEPGKVKMYVCGPTVYNLIHIGNARPMIVFDTVRRYMEHKGYEVNYVSNFTDVDDKIIKKAIEEGVDAAVISERYIEECKKDMEAMNVRPATTHPLATNEIDGMLDMIKDLIDKGFAYQAEDGTVYYRTRKFKEYGKLSHKNLDDLQGGNRSLLVSGENQKEDSLDFVLWKPKKNDEPYWESPWCNGRPGWHIECSVMSKKYLGDEIDIHAGGEDLVFPHHENEIAQSEAANGKSFAKYWMHNAFLNIDNRKMSKSSGNFFTVRDIAEKYDLQVLRFFMLSAHYRSPLNFSADLMDSAKSGYERIVTSVSNLNYLLENASSGSLSEKENALLKEANLFLEKFDEAMDDDFNTADAISAIFELVKFANTNADAAKSAEFIRELKDIIVTLADICGLIVEKKAELLDADIEALIEARQAARKGKDFARADEIRNELLEKGIILEDTREGVKWKRA
- the epsC gene encoding serine O-acetyltransferase EpsC — translated: MGFLRRVREEIAIIKQRDPAIHSAMEVFLYPSFKVMLHYRLAHKLYLKKHYFLARWVSQRGVRKTGIEIHPGAQIGEGFFIDHGHGVIIGETTIIGDNVTLYQGVTLGGTGKECGKRHPTVGNNVMISAGAKVLGSFKIGDNSKIGAGSVVLEEVPDNSTVVGVPGRVVKRNNQVFPQEEMDQVNLPDPVKEDIANLQHANSELTNRILDLEAKMRELTRRNHTTEEQ